From the genome of Vitis riparia cultivar Riparia Gloire de Montpellier isolate 1030 chromosome 2, EGFV_Vit.rip_1.0, whole genome shotgun sequence, one region includes:
- the LOC117929997 gene encoding ethylene-responsive transcription factor 3-like: MGMPQPMLADVMNRKWRVGLRRKTQNRGKKKRKGDIWGELFFKRGDPERGGDRRRRRNTKRRAPRGKLFGVAAGLFGNEEIHYRGVRKRPFGRFAAKIQDPRKKTRVWFNTFDSVEDASQGQD, from the exons ATGGGCATGCCACAGCCCATGCTTGCTGATGTGATGAACAGGAAATGGAGGGTTGGCTTGCGGAGGAAGACacaaaacagaggaaagaagaaaagaaaaggagatatCTGGGGGGAGCTTTTCTTCAAGCGGGGGGATCCAGAGAGAGGAGGGGATCGCAGGAGAAGAAGA AACACGAAGCGAAGGGCGCCGAGAGGCAAACTTTTCGGTGTAGCCGCCGGGCTATTCGGAAACGAGGAGATCCACTATAGAGGCGTGCGCAAGAGGCCGTTTGGCAGGTTTGCCGCCAAGATCCAGGACCCACGGAAGAAAACTCGGGTCTGGTTCAACACTTTCGACTCCGTGGAGGATGCATCTCAAGGCCAAGACTAA